One genomic region from Strix aluco isolate bStrAlu1 chromosome 25, bStrAlu1.hap1, whole genome shotgun sequence encodes:
- the PRELP gene encoding prolargin yields MKVAFRLLLPLVLVLISEVSGQRRKPPRKPTRPPPEFIEPVEPTELPPPLPPGPPSIFPDCPRECYCPPDFPSALYCDSRNLRKVPIIPSRIHYLYLQNNFIDDLPEESFRNATELKWVNLDNNRIRKVDRRVLEKLENLIFLYMEKNQLKEVPSFLPPNLEQLRLSRNQISKIPAGVFNKLENLVLLDLHHNKLSDGVFNKNTFKGLKNLMQLNLAHNILRKMPPGVPSAIHQLFLDRNNIEDIPSDYFKEFPNLAFIRLNYNQISDKGLPKNSFNLTNLLVLHLAHNKLTNVPFISPKLEHLYLNNNSIEKINGTQICPTSLVSIHDFSPSDLDSVPRLRYLRLDGNLLKPPIPLDLMMCFRLLQSVVF; encoded by the exons ATGAAGGTGGCCTTCAGATTGCTTCTCCCACTTGTTCTTGTGCTGATCTCGGAGGTGAGCGGGCAGCGGAGGAAGCCTCCAAGGAAACCCACCCGCCCGCCTCCTGAGTTCATCGAGCCCGTCGAGCCCACAGAGCTGCCTCCACCCCTACCACCAGGTCCCCCCTCCATCTTTCCCGACTGCCCCCGAGAATGCTACTGCCCACCAGACTTCCCCTCTGCCCTCTACTGTGACAGCCGCAACCTGCGGAAGGTCCCCATCATCCCGTCCCGCATCCACTACCTCTACCTCCAGAACAACTTCATTGATGATCTGCCGGAGGAGTCCTTCAGGAATGCCACAGAGCTGAAATGGGTCAACCTAGACAACAATCGCATCCGGAAGGTGGACAGGCGGGTCCTGGAGAAGCTGGAAAACCTCATCTTCCTCTACATGGAGAAGAACCAGCTCAAGGAGGTGCCTTCCTTCCTGCCACCCAACCTGGAGCAGCTGCGTCTGAGCAGGAACCAGATCTCCAAGATCCCTGCTGGGGTCTTCAACAAGCTGGAGAACCTGGTGCTCTTGGATCTGCACCACAACAAGCTAAGCGATGGGGTCTTCAACAAAAACACCTTCAAGGGACTCAAGAACCTCATGCAACTCAACCTTGCCCACAACATCCTGAGGAAAATGCCCCCTGGGGTGCCCAGTGCCATTCACCAGCTCTTCCTGGACAGGAACAACATTGAGGATATCCCCAGTGACTACTTCAAGGAGTTCCCCAACCTGGCATTCATCCGGCTCAACTACAACCAGATCTCTGACAAGGGGCTCCCCAAGAACTCCTTCAACCTCACCAACTTGCTGGTGTTGCACCTGGCCCACAACAAGCTCACCAACGTCCCTTTCATCAGCCCCAAGCTGGAGCACCTCTACCTGAATAACAACTCTATTGAAA aaATCAACGGAACGCAGATCTGCCCCACCTCGCTGGTGTCCATCCACGATTTCTCCCCCTCCGATCTGGATAGTGTGCCCCGGCTCCGGTACCTGCGGCTGGATGGGAACCTCCTGAAACCTCCCATCCCCTTGGACCTGATGATGTGTTTCCGTCTCCTGCAGTCCGTGGTTTTCTAG
- the OPTC gene encoding opticin codes for MRTLAWLGIASLCLGAAWAVPAKEERRKAEKPKADLVLYENLDLDNYDLTLDNYGEILDLNNYEELYDYGDLAPKIEVGTLAPRPKDPVALPDLGPTAETPKLQPPTTASPIHPAPIPAQGLPSCLFCLCISTSVYCDDVDLEHIPPLPSETTYLYARFNRIGTIRAGDFTGLKNLKRIDLTSNFISWADADAFRLLPSLQELILPENRLTALPELPGSIVRLDARLNRIPSTGLRPDAFRDLKQLQFLHLSDNQLDYIPVPLPENLRSLHLQNNNIQTMHENTFCNSQDHSQIRRVLEDIRLDGNPINLSLFPNAYFCLPRLPTGHFF; via the exons ATGCGGACCCTGGCCTGGCTGGGCATCGCCAGCCTGTGTCTGGGGGCAGCTTGGGCTGTCCCAgccaaggaggagaggaggaaggcagagaagcCAAAAGCTGATCTGGTACTCTATGAAAACCTGGACCTGGACAACTATGACCTGACGTTGGACAACTACGGGGAGATCCTTGACCTGAACAACTATGAGGAGCTCTACGACTATGGTGACCTTGCTCCGAAG ATTGAGGTCGGCACCCTGGCTCCTCGCCCCAAGGACCCTGTGGCTCTCCCAGACCTGGGCCCCACGGCTGAAACCCCAAAGCTGCAGCCTCCGACCACCGCCAGCCCCATCCACCCAGCGCCCATCCCTGCGCAGG GCCTGCCCAGCTGCCTGTTCTGCCTGTGCATCAGCACCTCCGTCTACTGCGACGACGTCGACCTGGAGCACATCCCGCCGCTGCCGTCGGAGACCACCTACCTCTACGCCCGCTTCAACCGCATCGGCACGATCCGGGCCGGCGATTTCACAGGGCTGA aaAATCTAAAGCGAATAGACCTGACCAGCAATTTCATCTCCTGGGCAGATGCAGACGCCTTCCgcctgctccccagcctgcaggaGCTCATCCTGCCCGAGAACAGGCTGACGGCGCTGCCCGAGCTGCCCGGCAGCATCGTCCGGCTGGATGCCCGTCTCAACAGGATCCCCAGCACCGGCCTCCGGCCCGATGCTTTCCGg GACCTGAAGCAGCTGCAGTTTCTCCATCTGTCTGATAACCAGCTGGACTATATCCCAGTGCCCCTGCCCGAGAACCTGCGCTCCCTGCACCTCCAG aacaacaacatccagACCATGCATGAGAACACCTTCTGCAACAGCCAAGACCACAGCCAGATCCGCAGGGTGCTGGAGGACATCCGCCTCGACGGCAACCCCATCAACCTCAGCCTCTTCCCCAACGCCTACTTCTGCCTGCCCCGCCTGCCCACGGGCCACTTCTTCTGA